Proteins encoded in a region of the Triticum dicoccoides isolate Atlit2015 ecotype Zavitan chromosome 3A, WEW_v2.0, whole genome shotgun sequence genome:
- the LOC119266573 gene encoding probable glycosyltransferase At3g07620 has product MPHPSLLRRLLTRRRVVLACAAVTVLAAAAALLLAAPTTEVPGRALLVAGARLHPRPREEPRAAAAGRSPDDAPSLPPPPPLKAKAGLPSKISLALSMFSAPVPSPAENFDDGSAEEPEHPDMKENPLKESAPFLQEPISSGPPTRRSDVSEDLDESGNAEPPPRPEIPLWSTKADEELRYAKKEIADAPLVVGDPDLYAPLFRNISVFRRSYELMERLLKVFIYHDGAKPIFHSPELKGIYASEGWFMKLMEADQNFVVRDPNRAHLFYLPYSARQLEHTLYVPGSNTLDPLSIFVKNYIDMISAKFPHWNRTKGADHFFVACHDWGPYTTKLHDELRKNTIKALCNADVSEGVFIRGRDVSLPETYLKSARRPVRDIGGKPAAERSILAFFAGQMHGRVRPVLVKHWGGKDADMRIYTRIPRQITRRMNYAKHMKSSKYCICPMGYEVNSPRIVEAIYYECVPVIIADNFVLPFDDALDWSAFSVVVAEKDVPRLKEILLAIPESRYITMRSNVKKVQRHFLWHTKPVKYDIFHMILHSVWFSRVHQVEQ; this is encoded by the exons ATGCCGCACCCTTCTCTGCTGCGCCGTCTCCTCACCCGGCGCCGCGTGGTCCTCGCCTGCGCCGCCGTCACCGTGCTCGCGGCGGCCGCGGCTCTGCTTCTGGCTGCTCCGACCACCGAGGTCCCCGGCCGCGCCTTGCTCGTAGCTGGCGCCCGCCTCCACCCCAGGCCCCGCGAGGAGCCCCGTGCCGCCGCGGCGGGGCGCTCCCCGGACGACGCCCCCTCgctgccgccgccccctcccctcaaGGCCAAG GCTGGTTTGCCATCTAAGATTTCACTGGCCCTTTCCATGTTTTCGGCGCCAGTGCCCTCGCCGGCAGAGAATTTTGATGATGGGTCAGCAGAGGAACCCGAGCATCCCGATATGAAG GAAAATCCACTGAAGGAATCGGCCCCTTTTCTCCAGGAG CCCATTTCCAGTGGTCCTCCTACAAGGAGGTCTGACGTCAGCGAAGACCTTGACGAGAGTGGAAATGCAGAACCGCCTCCAAGGCCAGAG ATACCGCTTTGGTCAACAAAGGCAGATGAAGAGCTTAGATATGCAAAGAAAGAGATTGCCGATGCGCCATTGGTAGTTGGTGACCCTGATTTGTATGCACCTCTGTTCAGGAACATATCTGTCTTTAGGAG gagttaTGAACTGATGGAGAGGCTTCTTAAGGTTTTCATATACCATGATGGAGCAAAACCCATTTTTCATTCTCCAGAGTTGAAAGGCATTTATGCGTCCGAGGGGTGGTTTATGAAACTTATGGAGGCAGATCAGAATTTTGTTGTCAGGGATCCAAACAGAGCGCACCTGTTCTATCTGCCGTATAGCGCTCGACAGCTGGAGCATACTCTTTATGTGCCTGGATCAAATACGCTCGATCCACTTTCTATATTTGTGAAAAACTACATAGATATGATCTCTGCTAAGTTTCCGCATTGGAATAGGACGAAAGGCGCTGATCATTTTTTCGTCGCTTGCCATGACTGG GGACCTTATACGACCAAATTACATGACGAACTGCGGAAAAACACCATCAAAGCTCTCTGTAACGCAGATGTTTCAGAAGGAGTTTTCATCCGCGGAAGAGACGTGTCCCTTCCAGAAACATACCTCAAGTCTGCAAGGAGACCTGTGAGAGATATCGGTGGAAAGCCAGCGGCAGAGAGATCTATCCTGGCCTTCTTTGCAGGGCAGATGCATGGCCGTGTTCGGCCCGTCCTTGTCAAGCACTGGGGAGGCAAGGACGCGGACATGCGGATATACACCCGGATCCCACGCCAAATCACTCGGCGGATGAACTATGCCAAGCACATGAAGTCGAGCAAGTACTGCATCTGTCCAATGGGGTACGAGGTGAACAGCCCGCGGATCGTGGAGGCGATCTACTACGAGTGCGTCCCGGTGATCATCGCCGACAACTTTGTGCTCCCGTTCGACGACGCGCTTGACTGGAGTGCGTTCTCCGTGGTGGTGGCAGAGAAAGACGTGCCCAGGCTGAAGGAGATCCTGCTGGCGATCCCGGAGAGCAGGTACATAACCATGAGGTCCAATGTGAAGAAGGTGCAGAGGCACTTTCTGTGGCACACGAAGCCCGTCAAGTACGACATCTTCCACATGATCCTGCACTCGGTTTGGTTCAGCAGGGTGCACCAAGTAGAGCAGTAG
- the LOC119266572 gene encoding uncharacterized protein LOC119266572 isoform X1: MGHHQTLMEGEDTCPYDAFYASKEAETWRSNALLTVDAILVVIMVGIGAYGHHYRHRPFTRFLYDGATSLFLPIMSYVVSGIGGTYMTAFTNAHSAILVGECQAAFTTRLVIGWACLVQIVAINISVVVAGDEREGRNTGPSVVLLVQAMWTCYLAIYYAGLDIDTFGFVFKTFAARMSSLLGFLYLGTFVIIFAKMTFKFHAFYKVRRSIALGLNPRLVVGYMEQLNNRSQPSERAPPPLLVMGEETSRVKKQPRGYCFVRMSEEARTNNMLVTIDKIWLLEDMLLGSSTRLKDVCLSFTLFKLLRCRFARYTIAEAGFHKVNNFFWRVLLKDGDDERVFRVIADELSFLYDYYYSSLSISYPSRRMSILSIIISLLSIGGCLSLMFALRGYWSYASQFVCEVNCPATHDKLEYLGFGNYYIDHVLVHLLAALVVLTEARDIASYICSNWTKVALICGYVKHASWQQSRAWRGCVSRVLQCRCKLFKIWEDKMNQCSILMLRPAKTPLAFLGRLINTPQRKKKIPRAVKASIINALRSYEESRRTNGMASMPRSLQVGEELCWMFDDEGTCDTMLVCHIATSILEVRSHQHQPFSNHRITATHLSRYCAYLVAYSPELLPDDDAWCKSLYEAVKKDADRALAGGIRASTPEAEYHQLVELLSTRPMHEVLQKGVELGKRLAGMIEREDTIWEVLAGFWSEMILYVAPSENINGHAEAIARGGELITLLWALLAHVGIVGRSHNAPVSASDVV; this comes from the exons ATGGGCCACCACCAG ACACTCATGGAGGGAGAAGATACATGCCCATATGACGCCTTTTATGCGAGCAAGGAAGCAGAAACGTGGAGAAGCAATGCTCTGCTAACGGTGGATGCTATATTGGTGGTAATCATGGTTGGAATAGGTGCATATGGCCATCACTATCGCCACCGCCCCTTCACCCGCTTCCTCTATGATGGAGCCACGTCATTGTTCCTACCAATCATGTCATATGTTGTCTCTGGTATTGGTGGCACTTATATGACCGCCTTCACAAATGCTCATAGTGCAATCCTAGTCGGGGAGTGTCAGGCAGCCTTTACCACACGCCTAGTCATAGGATGGGCTTGCCTTGTTCAAATTGTTGCCATAAACATCAGCGTTGTAGTTGCCGGCGATGAGAGAGAAGGCCGAAACACTGGCCCTTCAGTGGTTCTGCTTGTCCAAGCAATGTGGACCTGTTACCTTGCGATCTACTACGCAGGATTAGATATAGATACATTTGGGTTTGTGTTCAAGACTtttgcagccagaatgtcttcattGTTGGGATTTCTTTACCTTGGGACATTTGTCATCATCTTCGCCAAAATGACCTTCAAGTTCCATGCGTTTTATAAAGTTCGGAGATCAATTGCTCTTGGACTCAACCCCCGTCTTGTTGTTGGATATATGGAGCAGCTGAATAATAGAAGTCAACCCAGTGAGCGTGCACCTCCTCCACTCCTGGTTATGGGTGAGGAGACTTCCCGGGTAAAGAAGCAACCTCGTGGTTACTGCTTTGTACGCATGTCCGAGGAAGCTAGGACAAACAACATGCTAGTGACCATCGACAAAATTTGGCTATTAGAGGACATGCTTTTGGGGTCATCAACACGACTCAAAGATGTGTGCCTCTCCTTTACATTGTTCAAGTTACTGCGATGTAGATTTGCAAGGTACACTATTGCCGAGGCTGGTTTTCACAAGGTTAATAACTTTTTCTGGCGAGTGTTGCTAAAGGATGGTGACGACGAGAGGGTATTCAGGGTCATTGCGGAcgagctttcttttctttatgattATTACTATTCATCTCTCTCAATCTCATATCCAAGTCGCCGGATGTCCATCTTGAGCATCATTATCTCCCTCCTAAGCATCGGTGGTTGTTTGTCTCTTATGTTTGCACTGCGTGGTTACTGGTCGTATGCGTCTCAGTTCGTGTGTGAGGTAAATTGCCCTGCAACACACGATAAGTTGGAGTACCTTGGTTTCGGGAATTATTATATTGATCATGTGCTAGTGCATTTACTTGCTGCACTGGTAGTGCTTACTGAAGCAAGGGACATCGCTTCTTACATCTGCTCTAATTGGACTAAAGTGGCCCTTATCTGCGGCTACGTGAAGCATGCTTCTTGGCAACAATCACGTGCCTGGCGAGGATGCGTCAGCCGTGTGTTGCAGTGCAGATGCAAGCTGTTTAAGATCTGGGAGGACAAAATGAACCAGTGCTCAATTCTCATGCTCCGCCCAGCGAAAACACCTTTGGCTTTTCTTGGGCGTCTCATCAATACACCGCAACGAAAGAAGAAGATACCAAGAGCGGTGAAGGCCTCTATCATCAACGCACTCAGAAGCTACGAGGAGAGTCGCCGAACCAATGGCATGGCATCTATGCCTAGGAGCTTGCAAGTTGGTGAGGAGCTCTGCTGGATGTTCGATGATGAAGGTACATGCGATACTATGCTTGTGTGCCACATCGCTACGAGCATCCTAGAAGTGAGATCACACCAACACCAGCCTTTTTCGAACCATAGGATTACTGCCACTCACTTATCACGATATTGTGCATATTTGGTGGCatactcacctgagctgctccctgACGACGATGCTTGGTGCAAGAGCTTGTACGAGGCCGTCAAGAAGGACGCTGACCGTGCCCTCGCCGGTGGCATTCGGGCGTCAACGCCTGAAGCAGAGTACCACCAGTTGGTCGAGCTGCTCAGTACAAGGCCAATGCATGAGGTGCTTCAGAAGGGTGTGGAGCTTGGGAAGCGTTTGGCGGGGATGATTGAAAGAGAGGATACAATTTGGGAGGTTCTTGCGGGCTTTTGGTCAGAGATGATCCTCTATGTTGCTCCGTCGGAGAACATCAATGGGCACGCGGAGGCCATTGCCCGGGGTGGTGAGCTAATAACGCTCCTCTGGGCACTGCTCGCGCATGTCGGTATCGTCGGCAGGTCCCACAATGCCCCGGTCAGTGCTTCTGATGTTGTCTAA
- the LOC119266572 gene encoding uncharacterized protein LOC119266572 isoform X2 — translation MEGEDTCPYDAFYASKEAETWRSNALLTVDAILVVIMVGIGAYGHHYRHRPFTRFLYDGATSLFLPIMSYVVSGIGGTYMTAFTNAHSAILVGECQAAFTTRLVIGWACLVQIVAINISVVVAGDEREGRNTGPSVVLLVQAMWTCYLAIYYAGLDIDTFGFVFKTFAARMSSLLGFLYLGTFVIIFAKMTFKFHAFYKVRRSIALGLNPRLVVGYMEQLNNRSQPSERAPPPLLVMGEETSRVKKQPRGYCFVRMSEEARTNNMLVTIDKIWLLEDMLLGSSTRLKDVCLSFTLFKLLRCRFARYTIAEAGFHKVNNFFWRVLLKDGDDERVFRVIADELSFLYDYYYSSLSISYPSRRMSILSIIISLLSIGGCLSLMFALRGYWSYASQFVCEVNCPATHDKLEYLGFGNYYIDHVLVHLLAALVVLTEARDIASYICSNWTKVALICGYVKHASWQQSRAWRGCVSRVLQCRCKLFKIWEDKMNQCSILMLRPAKTPLAFLGRLINTPQRKKKIPRAVKASIINALRSYEESRRTNGMASMPRSLQVGEELCWMFDDEGTCDTMLVCHIATSILEVRSHQHQPFSNHRITATHLSRYCAYLVAYSPELLPDDDAWCKSLYEAVKKDADRALAGGIRASTPEAEYHQLVELLSTRPMHEVLQKGVELGKRLAGMIEREDTIWEVLAGFWSEMILYVAPSENINGHAEAIARGGELITLLWALLAHVGIVGRSHNAPVSASDVV, via the coding sequence ATGGAGGGAGAAGATACATGCCCATATGACGCCTTTTATGCGAGCAAGGAAGCAGAAACGTGGAGAAGCAATGCTCTGCTAACGGTGGATGCTATATTGGTGGTAATCATGGTTGGAATAGGTGCATATGGCCATCACTATCGCCACCGCCCCTTCACCCGCTTCCTCTATGATGGAGCCACGTCATTGTTCCTACCAATCATGTCATATGTTGTCTCTGGTATTGGTGGCACTTATATGACCGCCTTCACAAATGCTCATAGTGCAATCCTAGTCGGGGAGTGTCAGGCAGCCTTTACCACACGCCTAGTCATAGGATGGGCTTGCCTTGTTCAAATTGTTGCCATAAACATCAGCGTTGTAGTTGCCGGCGATGAGAGAGAAGGCCGAAACACTGGCCCTTCAGTGGTTCTGCTTGTCCAAGCAATGTGGACCTGTTACCTTGCGATCTACTACGCAGGATTAGATATAGATACATTTGGGTTTGTGTTCAAGACTtttgcagccagaatgtcttcattGTTGGGATTTCTTTACCTTGGGACATTTGTCATCATCTTCGCCAAAATGACCTTCAAGTTCCATGCGTTTTATAAAGTTCGGAGATCAATTGCTCTTGGACTCAACCCCCGTCTTGTTGTTGGATATATGGAGCAGCTGAATAATAGAAGTCAACCCAGTGAGCGTGCACCTCCTCCACTCCTGGTTATGGGTGAGGAGACTTCCCGGGTAAAGAAGCAACCTCGTGGTTACTGCTTTGTACGCATGTCCGAGGAAGCTAGGACAAACAACATGCTAGTGACCATCGACAAAATTTGGCTATTAGAGGACATGCTTTTGGGGTCATCAACACGACTCAAAGATGTGTGCCTCTCCTTTACATTGTTCAAGTTACTGCGATGTAGATTTGCAAGGTACACTATTGCCGAGGCTGGTTTTCACAAGGTTAATAACTTTTTCTGGCGAGTGTTGCTAAAGGATGGTGACGACGAGAGGGTATTCAGGGTCATTGCGGAcgagctttcttttctttatgattATTACTATTCATCTCTCTCAATCTCATATCCAAGTCGCCGGATGTCCATCTTGAGCATCATTATCTCCCTCCTAAGCATCGGTGGTTGTTTGTCTCTTATGTTTGCACTGCGTGGTTACTGGTCGTATGCGTCTCAGTTCGTGTGTGAGGTAAATTGCCCTGCAACACACGATAAGTTGGAGTACCTTGGTTTCGGGAATTATTATATTGATCATGTGCTAGTGCATTTACTTGCTGCACTGGTAGTGCTTACTGAAGCAAGGGACATCGCTTCTTACATCTGCTCTAATTGGACTAAAGTGGCCCTTATCTGCGGCTACGTGAAGCATGCTTCTTGGCAACAATCACGTGCCTGGCGAGGATGCGTCAGCCGTGTGTTGCAGTGCAGATGCAAGCTGTTTAAGATCTGGGAGGACAAAATGAACCAGTGCTCAATTCTCATGCTCCGCCCAGCGAAAACACCTTTGGCTTTTCTTGGGCGTCTCATCAATACACCGCAACGAAAGAAGAAGATACCAAGAGCGGTGAAGGCCTCTATCATCAACGCACTCAGAAGCTACGAGGAGAGTCGCCGAACCAATGGCATGGCATCTATGCCTAGGAGCTTGCAAGTTGGTGAGGAGCTCTGCTGGATGTTCGATGATGAAGGTACATGCGATACTATGCTTGTGTGCCACATCGCTACGAGCATCCTAGAAGTGAGATCACACCAACACCAGCCTTTTTCGAACCATAGGATTACTGCCACTCACTTATCACGATATTGTGCATATTTGGTGGCatactcacctgagctgctccctgACGACGATGCTTGGTGCAAGAGCTTGTACGAGGCCGTCAAGAAGGACGCTGACCGTGCCCTCGCCGGTGGCATTCGGGCGTCAACGCCTGAAGCAGAGTACCACCAGTTGGTCGAGCTGCTCAGTACAAGGCCAATGCATGAGGTGCTTCAGAAGGGTGTGGAGCTTGGGAAGCGTTTGGCGGGGATGATTGAAAGAGAGGATACAATTTGGGAGGTTCTTGCGGGCTTTTGGTCAGAGATGATCCTCTATGTTGCTCCGTCGGAGAACATCAATGGGCACGCGGAGGCCATTGCCCGGGGTGGTGAGCTAATAACGCTCCTCTGGGCACTGCTCGCGCATGTCGGTATCGTCGGCAGGTCCCACAATGCCCCGGTCAGTGCTTCTGATGTTGTCTAA